Proteins encoded by one window of Clostridium cagae:
- a CDS encoding ROK family protein, which yields MKYYIGIDIGGTNLRAAILDEECNLVDKLKISNEVEKGPEYNLDKLILEIKERWSDKEIISVGVGCPGPLDIRSGTILVTPNLRTWEYFKLKEYLENKFDLPVFVNNDANVAGYSEAMVGAGKGAESVYYMTLSTGIGGGFIYKGEIVSGFNSIAAEIGNMIINEDTYKHSNMNYGGLEGQCSGVNIARISSEIIGGELTTKDVFEGAEKGNMELQKMLSEWVINVSKAIVNIIVTVDPEVIVLGGSVIINNPSYLNKIKEETQKRVFDGIKINIKLAEIGDDTGLIGAGLLGKLK from the coding sequence ATGAAATATTACATAGGTATAGATATAGGCGGAACAAACTTAAGAGCAGCAATATTAGATGAAGAATGTAACTTAGTAGATAAGCTTAAAATATCAAATGAAGTTGAAAAAGGGCCAGAATATAATTTAGACAAGCTAATATTAGAAATTAAAGAAAGATGGTCAGATAAAGAAATTATTTCAGTAGGTGTGGGGTGTCCAGGACCACTTGATATTAGAAGTGGAACAATATTAGTTACTCCAAATTTAAGGACATGGGAATATTTTAAATTAAAAGAATACCTAGAAAATAAGTTTGATTTACCTGTGTTTGTAAATAATGATGCCAATGTAGCAGGATATAGTGAAGCAATGGTTGGAGCAGGAAAAGGTGCAGAAAGTGTTTACTATATGACACTATCAACAGGGATTGGTGGAGGCTTTATATATAAAGGTGAAATTGTTTCTGGCTTTAATAGCATAGCAGCTGAAATAGGTAATATGATTATTAATGAAGATACATATAAACATTCTAATATGAACTATGGTGGACTTGAAGGTCAATGCAGTGGAGTAAATATAGCAAGGATATCAAGTGAAATTATAGGTGGAGAATTAACTACAAAAGATGTCTTTGAGGGTGCAGAAAAGGGCAATATGGAATTGCAAAAAATGTTAAGTGAATGGGTTATAAATGTTTCAAAAGCAATAGTAAATATTATAGTTACAGTTGATCCAGAAGTTATAGTTCTTGGTGGGTCAGTAATTATAAATAATCCATCTTACCTTAATAAGATTAAAGAAGAAACTCAGAAAAGAGTCTTTGATGGTATTAAAATTAATATTAAGTTAGCTGAGATTGGTGATGACACTGGACTTATAGGTGCAGGGTTATTAGGTAAGTTAAAATAA
- a CDS encoding alpha-glucosidase, giving the protein MHKKWWKESVFYEIYMPSFKDGNNDGIGDFKGITSKLEYLSDLGIRGIWLTPFYPSPKVDNGYDISDYYNIDKDYGTLEDFNEFLSKAHSLGIKVIVDIVLNHTSSEHPWFKESRKSKDNEKRDFYIWKKEKPNNWESFFGGEAWEYDELTKEYYYHAFAKEQVDLNWSNPKVYDAMKDVLKYWLNLGVDGFRFDVINFLTIKSDLVQDNPYDEKGEQIHKYDKDQEGIIEIIKTLVKDIREIKEDVFLVGEVGSEDLNELKGYSGKDLLDVVFNFNLGSINEFSAEKIYKEIKNMNDNYDSYQIPTIFFNSHDMGRSISRFNPDGNKNGIEKAMAALLLTSYGVPFMYFGEEIGMKDLVCLDINKMNDIQGVTKYNIEISNGKTQEEALISANKSSRDKSRSPMQWNNSKFYGFSNTMPWINIEDKNDNELVEKQIKEEGSLINLYKDLIKIRYKNDTLLYGKYANLSFNDGVLIMERELNNETIRTVINFGDNEYIENNTEEIIYSNIKVQEKRTLGKFDFIIQRYKTTTN; this is encoded by the coding sequence ATGCACAAAAAATGGTGGAAAGAAAGTGTATTTTATGAAATATACATGCCAAGCTTTAAAGATGGAAACAATGATGGCATAGGTGACTTTAAGGGCATAACGTCAAAACTTGAATATTTAAGTGATTTAGGAATAAGAGGAATCTGGCTTACACCATTTTATCCATCTCCTAAAGTTGATAATGGTTATGATATATCAGATTACTATAATATTGATAAAGATTATGGAACATTGGAAGATTTTAATGAATTTTTAAGTAAGGCACACAGCTTAGGGATAAAGGTAATAGTTGACATAGTTTTAAATCATACATCTAGTGAACATCCATGGTTTAAGGAATCAAGAAAATCTAAGGATAATGAAAAAAGAGATTTTTACATATGGAAAAAAGAAAAGCCAAATAATTGGGAATCTTTCTTTGGCGGAGAAGCTTGGGAATATGATGAGTTAACAAAAGAATATTATTATCATGCCTTTGCTAAAGAACAGGTAGATTTAAATTGGTCAAATCCTAAAGTTTATGATGCTATGAAGGATGTACTAAAGTATTGGCTTAACTTAGGAGTAGATGGATTTAGATTTGATGTAATTAATTTTCTAACAATTAAAAGTGATTTAGTACAAGATAACCCATATGATGAAAAAGGTGAACAAATACATAAATATGATAAAGACCAAGAAGGCATAATTGAAATAATAAAGACTTTAGTAAAAGATATAAGAGAGATAAAAGAAGATGTGTTTCTTGTAGGTGAAGTTGGATCAGAAGACTTAAATGAATTAAAAGGCTATTCAGGAAAAGATTTATTAGATGTAGTTTTTAATTTTAATTTAGGTAGTATTAATGAATTTTCAGCAGAAAAAATATATAAGGAAATTAAAAATATGAATGATAATTATGATTCATATCAAATACCTACAATATTTTTTAATAGTCATGATATGGGGAGAAGTATCTCAAGATTTAATCCAGATGGTAATAAAAATGGAATAGAAAAAGCTATGGCCGCTTTATTATTAACATCTTATGGTGTTCCATTTATGTATTTTGGTGAAGAAATAGGAATGAAAGATTTAGTTTGCCTTGATATAAATAAAATGAACGATATTCAAGGAGTCACTAAATATAATATAGAAATTTCAAATGGAAAAACACAAGAAGAAGCATTAATTAGTGCTAATAAAAGTTCTAGAGATAAATCAAGAAGCCCAATGCAATGGAATAATTCAAAGTTTTATGGATTTAGTAATACTATGCCTTGGATAAATATAGAAGATAAGAATGATAATGAATTAGTAGAAAAACAAATTAAAGAAGAGGGTTCTTTAATTAATTTATATAAAGATTTAATAAAAATAAGATATAAGAATGACACCTTATTATATGGTAAATATGCAAACTTATCATTTAATGATGGAGTTTTAATTATGGAAAGAGAATTAAATAATGAAACTATAAGAACTGTAATTAATTTTGGGGATAATGAGTATATAGAAAATAATACTGAAGAAATTATTTATAGCAATATAAAAGTACAAGAAAAAAGAACGTTAGGTAAATTTGATTTTATAATACAAAGGTATAAAACAACAACTAATTAA
- a CDS encoding LacI family DNA-binding transcriptional regulator → MGKVTMKDIAAKLNISINAVSLALNGKPGVSEETKKLVLDVAEKIGYLDRSPKFIQSFASKNICALIKQSHFEDSTFYSKILMSIVEEARKKGYDVITCIVNEDEQNIPSCIESKKVCGIIIISAIDDDYLIKLKEFELPVILVDHASLLENTDSILTNNKLGSFKITKLLLDKGYTKIGFFGDLEYSLSIKERFFGYQEAIKKFIKFDNKDGITDFINNYSILSDLESYIINQDSEGIQKKISQMDNIPEAFVCSNDNAAIMLITSLKELGYEIPKDISVVGFDDIILSSLVMPKVTTVRVQKELMGKNAVNRLLWRIDHKDAPNEDIVMGVDIVERDSVGIKNIMQNEQKN, encoded by the coding sequence ATGGGTAAAGTAACAATGAAAGATATAGCTGCAAAGTTAAATATATCAATAAATGCTGTATCACTGGCGTTAAATGGTAAACCAGGAGTCAGTGAAGAAACAAAAAAATTAGTACTAGATGTAGCAGAGAAAATTGGTTATTTGGACAGATCACCTAAATTTATCCAATCATTTGCAAGTAAAAATATTTGTGCACTTATAAAACAATCACATTTTGAAGATAGTACATTTTACTCAAAAATACTAATGAGCATAGTAGAAGAGGCCAGAAAAAAAGGTTATGATGTTATAACTTGTATAGTAAATGAAGACGAACAGAACATACCAAGTTGTATTGAAAGTAAAAAAGTATGTGGAATAATTATAATATCAGCAATAGATGATGATTATCTAATAAAACTTAAAGAATTTGAATTACCTGTTATATTAGTGGATCATGCTTCCTTATTAGAAAATACGGATAGTATTTTAACAAATAATAAACTTGGTAGTTTTAAAATTACAAAATTACTTTTAGATAAAGGATATACAAAAATAGGATTCTTTGGAGATTTAGAATATTCGTTAAGTATTAAAGAAAGATTTTTTGGGTATCAAGAAGCTATAAAAAAATTTATCAAATTTGATAATAAGGATGGAATTACAGATTTTATAAATAATTATTCAATATTAAGCGATTTAGAAAGTTACATTATAAATCAAGATTCAGAAGGCATACAAAAGAAAATATCACAAATGGATAATATACCAGAAGCCTTTGTATGTTCAAATGACAATGCTGCAATTATGTTAATTACTTCGCTAAAGGAATTAGGATATGAAATACCAAAGGATATATCAGTAGTTGGTTTTGATGATATTATATTAAGTTCACTTGTAATGCCTAAGGTTACTACAGTAAGAGTACAAAAGGAACTTATGGGTAAAAATGCTGTGAATAGATTATTATGGAGGATTGATCATAAGGATGCTCCTAATGAAGATATAGTAATGGGTGTTGATATTGTTGAAAGAGATTCAGTTGGAATAAAAAATATTATGCAGAATGAACAAAAGAATTAA
- a CDS encoding MFS transporter — MKNISFKLNTIRSFSMNLLFNSFGNSVVGTIYVLFLSQVKGFSDKDVSLMVGLIPIITIPSYILWGIIIDKTKKVVLTNKMVIIANIVTLILLIYVDNIYAFFIINLIRTVLLQPGGMVNDEYLLNLVKDNTGSYGSIRTFGTVGYGLGGLVCLLLMDYIEISGLLIIAIMSLASTLLFISKMPEINIDKSLKKGYHKTKFKIEQLDLLKNMKYMRLMIIYVLMNGTLASASSYAIPMIMIKLDAPQNIIGVMPFIMIVFELILLLQNKRLNFPKKRNKYLLIGLILLTIRWITMGVTESYIIIILISIIHGAVAGILLPIQNDMVEKFVPQNQQSTAIMLQTLLSSTIVPSILNIILGFLLEPWGIKSFGIVYLICNVITLFMYIINLLFNRYEEKRVIFDK; from the coding sequence ATGAAGAATATAAGTTTTAAATTAAACACAATAAGAAGCTTTTCAATGAACCTTTTATTTAATTCATTTGGTAATTCAGTTGTAGGAACAATATACGTTTTGTTTTTGAGCCAAGTGAAAGGTTTTTCAGATAAAGACGTGAGTTTAATGGTTGGATTAATACCTATCATTACAATACCAAGTTATATATTATGGGGTATTATAATAGATAAGACTAAAAAAGTAGTATTGACAAATAAGATGGTTATTATAGCTAATATAGTAACATTAATATTATTAATATATGTTGACAATATATATGCATTTTTTATTATAAATTTAATACGTACAGTTTTATTACAACCTGGTGGTATGGTCAATGATGAATATCTTTTAAATTTAGTTAAAGACAATACTGGGAGTTATGGGAGTATAAGAACTTTTGGAACTGTTGGATATGGATTAGGTGGATTAGTATGTTTATTACTTATGGACTACATAGAAATTAGTGGATTATTAATAATCGCTATAATGTCCTTAGCTAGTACACTACTATTTATCTCGAAAATGCCTGAAATTAATATAGATAAAAGTTTGAAAAAAGGCTATCATAAAACAAAGTTTAAAATAGAGCAACTTGATTTATTAAAAAATATGAAGTATATGAGATTGATGATTATTTATGTTTTGATGAATGGAACACTGGCTTCAGCAAGTAGTTATGCAATCCCGATGATAATGATAAAATTAGATGCTCCACAGAATATAATTGGAGTAATGCCATTTATAATGATAGTTTTTGAATTAATATTATTACTTCAAAATAAAAGATTAAATTTTCCTAAAAAAAGAAATAAGTATTTGTTAATAGGTTTAATATTATTAACAATAAGATGGATAACTATGGGGGTAACTGAATCTTATATTATAATAATTTTAATATCAATTATACATGGTGCTGTTGCAGGAATATTATTACCTATACAAAATGATATGGTAGAAAAATTTGTTCCTCAAAATCAACAATCAACAGCAATAATGCTACAAACTTTGTTAAGTAGTACAATAGTCCCTTCTATATTAAATATTATACTTGGTTTTTTATTGGAACCATGGGGGATAAAATCTTTTGGTATTGTATATTTAATATGTAATGTAATTACGCTCTTTATGTACATAATCAATTTATTATTCAATAGATATGAAGAAAAGAGAGTTATATTTGATAAATAA
- a CDS encoding alpha/beta hydrolase, which translates to MNKSKIEKVNFYSDALSKESSMLVYLPESYSSVTPLPVLYFLHGRSGNENVIFELDIKTKADRMIKDGEIKPIIIVCPRIENSRGVNSSLIYEEISDSGNNNRIINLGMYEDYFIKEIVPLIDKTFNTIKDRNGRYIGGASAGGYAALHNTFRHQNMFSKVGGHMPALELELEDEDKTYYKDMGVWEKYDPICIARNNNISLDINVYLDAGDQDEGKFYEGCSILYEILKEKGIKSQNHVFRGNHNVEYIKSNIEKYLKFYGN; encoded by the coding sequence ATGAATAAATCAAAAATAGAAAAAGTAAATTTTTATAGTGATGCGCTTAGTAAAGAAAGTTCAATGTTGGTATATTTACCTGAAAGCTATAGTAGTGTAACTCCATTGCCTGTATTATATTTTCTACATGGAAGAAGTGGGAATGAAAATGTAATCTTTGAATTGGATATAAAAACTAAAGCTGATCGAATGATAAAAGATGGTGAAATTAAGCCTATAATAATTGTATGTCCAAGAATTGAAAACAGCCGAGGGGTGAATTCATCTTTAATTTATGAAGAAATTTCTGATTCTGGAAATAATAATAGAATCATAAATTTAGGAATGTATGAAGATTACTTTATAAAAGAGATAGTACCTTTAATAGATAAAACTTTTAATACTATAAAAGATAGAAACGGAAGGTATATAGGAGGGGCATCTGCTGGGGGGTATGCAGCTCTCCATAATACATTTAGACATCAGAATATGTTTTCAAAAGTAGGGGGACATATGCCTGCTTTAGAACTGGAACTTGAAGATGAAGATAAGACATATTATAAAGACATGGGTGTATGGGAAAAATATGATCCAATATGTATTGCAAGAAACAATAATATTTCTCTTGATATTAATGTCTATCTTGATGCTGGAGATCAGGATGAAGGTAAATTTTATGAAGGATGTTCAATTTTATATGAAATATTGAAAGAAAAAGGGATAAAATCTCAAAATCATGTATTCCGTGGTAATCACAATGTTGAATATATAAAATCAAATATTGAAAAATATCTAAAATTTTATGGGAATTAA
- a CDS encoding type I phosphomannose isomerase catalytic subunit → MYPIKFKNIYYEKIWGGRDLAQFRDNLPLGDIGESWDVACHSNGMSIVENGELKGKRFDELIKEYGKDLLGESFENKEFPLLVKLINSREKLSVQVHPNDEYANRVENSLGKTEAWYVVDAKPGACLIVGTKDCNKAVFEKAIKEGKTEDYLNKIQVKKGDCFLINSGLVHAICEGVIIAEIQQNSDITYRIYDYGRPREIHVDKSLDVIDFGLKAMNFSENKLDSYDGYKKGVLCSSEYFTMEKYVVNGEVEESSDINKFFIFTCVDGNGFIKSLHGHDIEVLKGDSILIPAKLGKYVIEGNLTLLKSYI, encoded by the coding sequence ATGTATCCAATTAAATTTAAAAATATATATTATGAAAAAATATGGGGAGGAAGAGACTTAGCACAGTTTAGAGATAACCTTCCTTTAGGAGATATAGGTGAAAGTTGGGATGTAGCATGTCATTCAAATGGTATGAGCATAGTTGAAAATGGTGAATTAAAAGGTAAGAGATTTGATGAACTTATAAAAGAATATGGTAAAGATTTATTAGGAGAAAGTTTTGAAAATAAGGAATTTCCACTATTAGTTAAGTTAATAAATTCAAGAGAAAAGCTATCAGTACAAGTGCATCCTAATGATGAATATGCTAATAGAGTAGAAAATTCATTAGGAAAGACAGAAGCTTGGTATGTAGTGGATGCAAAGCCAGGAGCTTGTTTAATAGTTGGAACAAAAGATTGCAATAAGGCAGTTTTTGAAAAGGCTATAAAAGAAGGTAAAACAGAAGATTATTTAAACAAGATACAAGTTAAAAAGGGCGATTGCTTCCTTATAAATAGTGGTTTAGTACATGCTATTTGTGAAGGAGTTATTATAGCTGAAATCCAACAAAATAGTGATATAACTTATAGAATATATGATTATGGTAGACCAAGAGAAATTCATGTTGATAAGTCTTTAGATGTTATTGATTTTGGATTAAAGGCAATGAATTTTAGTGAAAATAAGCTAGACAGTTATGATGGTTATAAAAAAGGTGTTCTTTGTTCAAGTGAATATTTTACCATGGAAAAGTATGTTGTTAATGGAGAAGTAGAGGAAAGCAGTGATATAAATAAATTCTTTATATTTACCTGTGTAGATGGTAATGGATTTATTAAATCATTACATGGACATGATATTGAAGTCCTTAAAGGTGACAGCATATTAATACCAGCTAAATTAGGTAAGTATGTTATAGAAGGAAACTTAACTTTATTAAAAAGTTATATTTAG
- a CDS encoding glycoside hydrolase family 130 protein, which produces MNNKLNVVRSAKNPLIKPSDVKPSREDFKVDGVFNCGVCKYKDEYILLCRVAESVKVENEDEVKIPVVANENGKDVIKIISFNKKIDTEFDYSDSRSLWKLEKKGTRKIAYLTSLSHIRIARSKDGENFEIDDNAFIKPIASEEEWGIEDPRITQIDNKYYINYTSVTRNGAATSLVSTEDFKSYERHGIIFAPENKDVTIFPEKVNGKYLTFNRPVPCAIGAPDMWLAESPDLIHWGKQKHFYGGSDEESWDSGRVGGGAVPFLTEKGWLKIYHAADKEDRYCLGAFLLDKDDPMKILAKTNDPILEPEAVYEKEGFFGNVVFTCGCLFEDGIVKIYYGAADDKICRADIKIEDIFALMDK; this is translated from the coding sequence ATGAATAATAAATTAAACGTAGTAAGAAGTGCAAAAAATCCATTAATAAAACCAAGTGATGTAAAGCCAAGTAGAGAAGACTTTAAAGTTGACGGTGTATTTAACTGTGGAGTTTGTAAATACAAGGATGAATATATATTATTATGTAGAGTTGCCGAATCAGTGAAGGTAGAGAATGAAGATGAAGTAAAAATACCAGTAGTAGCAAATGAAAATGGAAAAGATGTAATAAAAATAATATCATTTAATAAGAAGATAGATACAGAGTTTGATTATTCAGATTCACGTTCTTTATGGAAATTAGAAAAAAAAGGAACTAGAAAGATAGCTTATTTAACTTCATTATCACATATAAGGATTGCAAGATCTAAAGATGGAGAAAATTTTGAAATTGATGATAATGCTTTTATTAAGCCAATTGCATCAGAAGAGGAATGGGGTATAGAAGATCCAAGAATAACTCAAATTGATAATAAATATTATATAAATTACACATCAGTAACTAGAAATGGAGCAGCCACTTCATTGGTTTCTACAGAAGATTTTAAAAGTTATGAGAGACATGGAATTATATTTGCACCAGAAAATAAGGATGTAACTATATTCCCTGAAAAAGTTAATGGAAAATATCTTACATTTAATAGACCAGTTCCATGTGCAATTGGTGCACCAGATATGTGGCTTGCAGAATCACCAGATTTAATACACTGGGGAAAGCAAAAGCATTTCTATGGTGGTTCAGATGAAGAGTCATGGGATTCTGGAAGAGTTGGTGGCGGAGCAGTACCATTCTTAACGGAAAAAGGATGGTTAAAGATTTATCATGCAGCTGACAAGGAAGATAGATATTGTTTAGGAGCATTTTTACTTGATAAAGATGATCCAATGAAAATATTAGCTAAAACTAATGATCCTATATTAGAGCCAGAAGCTGTTTATGAAAAAGAGGGATTCTTTGGAAATGTAGTATTTACTTGTGGATGCTTATTTGAAGATGGAATTGTAAAAATATATTATGGAGCTGCAGACGATAAAATTTGTAGAGCGGACATAAAAATAGAGGACATATTTGCTTTAATGGATAAATAA
- a CDS encoding carbohydrate ABC transporter permease, whose amino-acid sequence MKTKTKLKGIFVIVATMIILGISLFPYYYMIIQSFTPWDQIDKVMMPDSFTLKSYSYLFGGSGGAIAGMWIKSLINSFIVSVPTAIISVVIGLLVGYSVSKMNKFKGEKFIMNTLLFQMFFPVIILLVPRYIISKPLTNTYLGMILPLSVSVWGIFMYINYFKSLPNEVFEAARIDGASELKILCSIGFPVAKSVTTIVFLSTFMTRWSELMWDMLISPKIDMQTLNVLISTQFKPMGNLPGPMYGASVILTIPIIIMFLCFSKHFKEGINFMLK is encoded by the coding sequence ATGAAGACAAAAACAAAATTAAAAGGGATTTTTGTAATAGTAGCTACTATGATAATTTTAGGAATATCATTATTCCCTTACTATTATATGATAATTCAGTCATTTACGCCTTGGGATCAGATAGATAAGGTTATGATGCCTGACAGCTTTACTTTAAAAAGTTATAGTTACTTATTTGGTGGTAGCGGTGGAGCTATAGCAGGAATGTGGATAAAATCATTAATTAATTCATTTATTGTATCAGTGCCAACAGCAATTATTTCAGTAGTAATCGGATTACTAGTTGGTTACTCAGTTTCTAAAATGAATAAATTTAAAGGTGAAAAATTCATAATGAATACTTTGTTATTCCAAATGTTTTTCCCTGTAATAATACTATTAGTACCTAGATATATAATATCAAAACCTTTGACCAATACATATTTAGGAATGATATTACCATTGTCAGTTTCAGTTTGGGGAATATTTATGTATATAAACTATTTTAAATCATTACCAAACGAAGTTTTTGAAGCGGCAAGAATAGATGGTGCATCAGAACTAAAAATACTTTGTAGTATAGGATTTCCTGTAGCTAAATCAGTTACAACTATAGTATTTTTATCAACATTTATGACAAGATGGTCTGAACTTATGTGGGACATGCTAATATCACCTAAGATTGATATGCAAACATTAAATGTTCTAATATCAACACAATTTAAACCAATGGGGAATTTACCAGGTCCAATGTATGGAGCATCAGTAATATTAACTATACCGATAATAATAATGTTCTTATGTTTCTCAAAGCATTTTAAAGAAGGAATTAACTTTATGTTAAAGTAA
- a CDS encoding AraC family transcriptional regulator — protein MKNLQTYYYKKMPDPNLGIDIFLAEGFYKGRKFNTHWHENMQLYFFTEGKALVECNKKRYYVAADSIVVINSNELHSLESLSDDLKFYTIRIDSSFLFSNQVDLCQTKFLSPLSQNQISFQNLIEDDKQILDCVTITIQEYLSKEIGYELAVKSFIYQLIVLLLRKYISKFLTRKELILKVNNLKRFDLVFKYIDSNYSKKITTSDLSDIVHISTYHFCRTFKQMTGKTTTDYINGIRLEKAVNYLNKGDLNITEIALRCGFDSINYFSRLFKKHYNVSPTQFKKTNFKY, from the coding sequence ATGAAAAATTTACAAACTTATTATTATAAAAAAATGCCAGATCCAAATTTAGGTATAGATATATTCCTAGCAGAAGGTTTCTATAAAGGAAGAAAATTTAATACACATTGGCATGAAAATATGCAGTTATATTTTTTTACTGAAGGTAAGGCTTTAGTTGAATGTAATAAAAAACGTTACTATGTTGCAGCTGACAGTATTGTAGTCATTAACAGTAATGAACTACATTCCCTTGAAAGTTTAAGTGATGATTTAAAGTTTTATACAATTCGTATCGATTCTTCATTCCTATTCAGTAATCAAGTTGATTTATGCCAGACAAAATTTCTTTCACCACTATCACAAAATCAAATATCTTTTCAAAATTTAATTGAAGATGACAAACAGATATTAGACTGTGTCACCATAACAATACAAGAATATCTTTCAAAGGAAATTGGGTATGAACTTGCTGTAAAGTCTTTCATTTACCAATTAATCGTCCTTCTATTAAGAAAATACATTAGTAAATTTCTAACTAGAAAAGAACTTATTTTAAAAGTAAATAATTTGAAACGTTTTGATTTGGTTTTTAAATATATAGATAGCAACTACTCTAAAAAAATAACTACTTCGGACCTTTCAGATATTGTACATATTAGTACTTATCATTTTTGCAGAACTTTTAAACAAATGACAGGTAAAACAACTACAGATTATATTAATGGAATAAGGTTGGAAAAGGCTGTTAACTATTTGAATAAAGGTGATCTAAATATAACTGAAATAGCATTAAGATGTGGATTTGATAGTATAAATTATTTTAGTCGTTTATTTAAAAAACATTACAATGTTTCACCAACACAATTCAAAAAAACTAATTTCAAATACTGA
- a CDS encoding DUF1861 family protein, translated as MKDMKTCEILLAEYLKSESKIYGVEKINFINVGENDVYNISAPFVDNDKTIIAGRVEARDSEHSTVYFFEKNDEGWSPVDSYPTFSLQDPFFTKINNELIVGGVEIFPHPEIEGTLKWRTIFYKGKDVASLQRFFVGPDGMKDLRLVQLLDKRIGVLTRPQGEKGGRGRIGFSIINTLEELNIKVIEESPLLDGLFVDEEWGGANEARPLNETTLGILGHVACFDKDGNRHYYPMTFELNINTLEVKNQKLIAVRKDFKPGQAKRPDLEDVVFSGGLEIKEDKATLYAGISDAEAQFIIIDNPFK; from the coding sequence ATGAAAGATATGAAAACTTGTGAAATATTATTAGCGGAATATTTAAAGTCAGAATCTAAAATATATGGTGTAGAAAAAATAAACTTTATTAATGTAGGTGAAAATGATGTATATAATATATCAGCCCCATTTGTAGATAATGATAAGACAATTATTGCTGGTAGAGTTGAGGCTAGAGATAGTGAACATTCAACAGTATATTTCTTTGAAAAAAATGATGAAGGATGGTCACCAGTTGATTCATATCCGACATTTTCACTTCAAGATCCCTTTTTTACAAAAATAAATAATGAATTAATAGTTGGAGGAGTTGAAATATTTCCGCATCCAGAAATAGAAGGAACTTTAAAATGGAGAACTATATTTTATAAAGGAAAGGATGTAGCTTCATTACAAAGATTCTTTGTAGGTCCAGATGGAATGAAAGATTTAAGATTAGTTCAATTATTAGATAAGAGAATAGGAGTTTTAACTAGACCACAAGGTGAGAAGGGTGGTAGAGGTAGAATAGGATTTTCAATAATAAATACCTTAGAAGAATTAAATATAAAAGTTATAGAGGAATCTCCATTATTAGATGGATTATTTGTAGATGAAGAATGGGGCGGAGCTAATGAGGCTAGACCTTTAAATGAAACAACCTTAGGAATATTAGGACATGTAGCTTGTTTTGATAAAGATGGAAATAGACACTACTATCCAATGACATTTGAGTTAAACATAAATACATTAGAAGTGAAAAATCAGAAGTTAATAGCTGTAAGAAAAGATTTTAAACCTGGCCAAGCTAAAAGACCAGATTTAGAGGATGTTGTATTTAGTGGAGGATTAGAAATAAAAGAAGATAAAGCAACATTATATGCAGGTATAAGTGATGCTGAAGCTCAATTTATAATAATTGACAATCCATTTAAATAG